A region from the Panicum hallii strain FIL2 chromosome 1, PHallii_v3.1, whole genome shotgun sequence genome encodes:
- the LOC112876328 gene encoding 50S ribosomal protein L3, chloroplastic-like, translating to MAMAAVGIAGGALAPLLPPQRGARRCAVSFRRAASVAVRASYEAGVGVMATKVGMMTYFDPATGKPVPVTVVGFREGNVVTQVKTAATDGYDAVQVGYHGVREDKLTRPELGHLGKAGAPPLRHLQEFRLTAVDAFEPGQELDFAELFKEGDLVDVSGNSIGKGFQGGIKRHNFKRGLMTHGSKSHRQLGSIGAGTTPGRVYKGKKMPGRMGGTKTKIRKLKIVKIDNDLRVLMIKGAVPGKPGNLLRIAPAKIVGKNIPKN from the exons ATGGCCATGGCGGCCGTGGGCATAGCCGGCGGGGCACTGGCGCCCCTCCTCCCCCCGCAGCGCGGCGCCCGCCGCTGCGCGGTCTCGTTCAGGCGCGCGGCGTCGGTGGCGGTGCGCGCGTCGTACGAGGCCGGGGTGGGCGTGATGGCAACCAAGGTGGGGATGATGACCTACTTCGACCCGGCCACCGGGAAGCCGGTGCCGGTGACGGTCGTCGGGTTCCGGGAGGGGAACGTGGTGACGCAGGTGAAGACGGCGGCCACGGACGGGTACGACGCCGTGCAGGTCGGGTACCACGGCGTGCGCGAGGACAAGCTCACGCGCCCGGAGCTGGGCCACCTGGGCAAGgccggcgcgccgccgctgcggcACCTGCAGGAGTTCAGGCTCACCGCCGTCGACGCGTTCGAGCCCGGCCAAGAGCTCGACTTCGCCGAGCTCTTCAAGGAGGGCGACCTCGTCGACGTATCCGGCAACTCCATCGGCAAGGGGTTCCAAG GTGGCATCAAGAGGCACAACTTCAAGCGTGGGTTAATGACTCACGGTTCCAAGAGCCACAGGCAACTGGGTTCCATTGGTGCTGGAACAACGCCAGGGCGGGTGTACAAGGGGAAGAAGATGCCTGGGAGGATGGGAGGAACCAAGACCAAGATCAGGAAGCTCAAGATCGTCAAGATTGACAACGACCTCCGGGTCCTCATGATCAAGGGCGCTGTTCCGGGGAAGCCTGGTAACCTCCTCCGCATCGCACCTGCCAAGATCGTCGGCAAGAACATCCCCAAGAACTAG
- the LOC112884152 gene encoding uncharacterized protein LOC112884152, with protein sequence MSDLKLANAMKKAQGNATNKKHGRYTMCNRDNATLCEAFVLLHVLDGFAVTGGRWRYAGGIKRHNFKRGLMAHGSKSHRQLGRVYERKIPGRMRLPPTKIVGKSIRES encoded by the exons ATGTCTGATCTGAAGCTGGCAAATGCAATGAAAAAGGCACAAGGAAATGCAACGAACAAGAAACATGGCAGATATACAATGTGCAACAGGGACAA TGCCACTCTTTGTGAGGCATTTGTTCTCCTACATGTTCTTGATGGGTTCGCGGTTACTGGTGGGCGGTGGCGTTACGCAGGTGGCATCAAGAGGCACAACTTCAAGCGTGGGTTGATGGCGCACGGTTCCAAGAGCCATAGGCAGCTGGGTCGTGTGTACGAGAGGAAGATCCCCGGGAGGATGCGCCTGCCACCTACCAAGATCGTCGGCAAGAGCATCCGCGAgagctga